A window of Phycisphaerales bacterium contains these coding sequences:
- a CDS encoding ROK family protein codes for MPKPLIGIDLGGTNMQIGLVSPEWKMLGQAKRKTKADEGQDAVVARIVEGIEEACQNAGTTVAGVGAIGIGAPGAVDPVKGVVVEAVNLRWNDVPLAAILTRKLKVKTFLDNDVNVAVVGENRIGAGKNAKDLLGVWVGTGIGGGLILNGSLYYGCHFSAGEIGHTVLHPGRALGDRTLENACSRTAVVDRLVRLIKSNHKTRLTSEVGQEYNKIKSKTLAQFYHGSGKPDKLVCQVVDHSAHELGMAIANMVTVLSLPRVVLGGGLTEALGKEYVKRVEASVREHAFPAACKKVDVVESQLADTAGVFGAAMIAAERLRGK; via the coding sequence ATGCCCAAGCCTCTTATCGGGATCGATCTCGGCGGCACGAACATGCAGATCGGGCTGGTGTCGCCCGAATGGAAGATGCTGGGGCAGGCCAAGCGGAAGACGAAGGCGGATGAGGGGCAGGACGCGGTCGTGGCGCGGATCGTCGAGGGGATCGAGGAGGCGTGCCAGAACGCAGGGACGACGGTTGCCGGCGTCGGCGCGATCGGCATCGGCGCGCCGGGGGCGGTGGACCCGGTGAAGGGTGTGGTGGTTGAGGCCGTGAACCTGCGGTGGAATGACGTGCCGCTCGCGGCCATCCTCACGCGCAAGCTGAAGGTGAAGACGTTCCTTGATAACGACGTCAACGTCGCGGTCGTGGGGGAGAACCGGATCGGGGCAGGAAAGAACGCGAAGGACCTGCTGGGTGTGTGGGTGGGCACGGGGATTGGCGGGGGGCTGATCCTGAACGGGTCCCTGTACTACGGCTGCCATTTCAGCGCGGGGGAGATCGGGCACACGGTGCTGCACCCTGGGCGGGCGCTGGGGGATCGCACGTTGGAGAACGCGTGCTCGCGCACGGCCGTGGTCGACCGGCTGGTGCGCCTGATCAAGAGCAACCACAAGACGCGGCTGACGTCGGAGGTGGGGCAGGAGTACAACAAGATCAAGAGCAAGACGCTGGCGCAGTTCTATCACGGGAGCGGCAAGCCGGACAAGCTGGTGTGCCAGGTGGTGGATCACTCGGCGCACGAGCTGGGAATGGCCATCGCGAACATGGTGACGGTGCTGAGCCTGCCCCGGGTGGTGCTGGGGGGCGGGCTGACGGAAGCGCTGGGCAAGGAGTATGTGAAGCGGGTGGAGGCGTCGGTGCGTGAACACGCGTTCCCGGCCGCGTGTAAGAAGGTGGATGTGGTGGAGAGCCAGCTCGCGGACACGGCCGGGGTCTTCGGGGCGGCGATGATCGCGGCGGAGCGGCTGCGGGGGAAGTAA